In a genomic window of Gloeomargarita sp. SKYB120:
- a CDS encoding response regulator: MATVLVVEDQRAQREMMAETLAKDGLEVIAAADGREALEKLKTTRPDIIVLDVVMPNMNGYELLREVRKRPELANVPVVVCSVKGEVFDKHWAQRLGSNAYVVKPFEPQVLVGTVRSLLRASQQR; encoded by the coding sequence ATGGCAACAGTACTGGTGGTTGAGGATCAGCGCGCCCAACGCGAGATGATGGCAGAGACGCTAGCCAAAGATGGGCTGGAGGTGATTGCCGCGGCAGATGGCCGAGAGGCCCTCGAGAAGCTCAAAACCACCCGCCCCGACATCATTGTGCTGGATGTGGTCATGCCCAACATGAACGGCTACGAATTGTTGCGGGAGGTGCGCAAGCGTCCTGAGCTGGCCAACGTACCGGTAGTCGTCTGTAGTGTCAAGGGGGAAGTCTTTGACAAGCACTGGGCGCAGCGGCTGGGGTCGAACGCCTACGTAGTTAAGCCCTTTGAACCCCAGGTGCTGGTAGGGACTGTACGGAGTCTTTTGCGGGCTAGCCAGCAGCGTTAA
- the hmpF gene encoding pilus motility taxis protein HmpF yields MLVERVLRATVVKYLAEIQRRTKTGFLGTATSIELNVLAVQRGELWSTTSTTLSLTPADEKRFDQSYGNGALVLVETDANNKVLQVDDAKRHVLNILRQMNQLQERLQQVERESEEMQQSLMLQAQEFHRRQMELEERLAQVEQAEEALKGLEEQQQQLQMLQAEVEALQADIQQKEAALSQAWQQLEREREQLQANRAGVLTHDMAQQMLSCVEQLRRVQPAGDSFHRWHELLTQQQRFLDAQQHQSHQAQDQLQSLQERLHQLQPQWSELHRREAELVAQERLAEHLQAECEQLQQRLLVLDRAVQDQEQTCKQMKRLIGASALVDRAALMAMDLEELEREVQDKEQAVHKLQNYLREQEEELRMQQEAIEAIRAKMQQANDYEKIDLESELESEQQNYQFLEASLLGQRETLAEREAIARAYRQILEQRLGRATADDKSSDLEPILQAAEQQLQRLIQERQACQQQFQERQAQLEQLRDRLQQERDACAQYRHALTQQQQEWEQTRQQLEQLTGRINAYQDLLPAQQDYLRQLWECYHQVGQGVGQGQSQVVDELLALMQQVLQS; encoded by the coding sequence TTGTTGGTAGAGCGTGTCCTGAGGGCGACAGTGGTGAAATATCTAGCAGAAATTCAGCGACGGACGAAAACAGGCTTTTTAGGGACGGCCACCAGCATTGAATTGAATGTTTTAGCGGTGCAGCGAGGGGAGTTGTGGTCTACTACCTCTACGACCTTATCGCTGACGCCGGCGGATGAAAAGCGTTTTGACCAGAGCTACGGCAACGGTGCCCTGGTGCTGGTGGAAACGGACGCCAACAACAAAGTCCTGCAAGTTGACGACGCCAAGCGCCATGTGCTGAACATCTTGCGCCAGATGAACCAACTGCAAGAGAGATTGCAGCAGGTGGAACGCGAATCGGAAGAAATGCAGCAATCCCTCATGCTTCAGGCGCAGGAGTTTCACCGGCGGCAAATGGAATTGGAAGAACGGTTGGCCCAGGTGGAACAGGCGGAAGAAGCGCTCAAGGGACTGGAGGAACAACAGCAGCAGCTCCAGATGCTCCAGGCGGAAGTGGAAGCCCTGCAAGCCGATATCCAGCAAAAGGAAGCCGCCCTTAGCCAAGCGTGGCAGCAGTTAGAACGGGAGCGGGAGCAACTGCAGGCGAATCGCGCGGGGGTGCTTACCCACGACATGGCCCAGCAGATGCTCAGTTGTGTAGAGCAACTACGGCGGGTGCAACCGGCGGGAGATAGTTTCCATCGCTGGCACGAGCTACTGACGCAACAACAACGCTTTCTGGATGCTCAACAGCATCAATCCCACCAAGCCCAAGACCAACTGCAATCCCTTCAGGAACGACTGCATCAACTCCAACCCCAATGGTCGGAATTGCATCGGCGGGAAGCGGAACTGGTTGCTCAAGAACGGCTAGCGGAACATTTGCAAGCAGAGTGCGAGCAACTTCAGCAGCGATTGCTGGTGTTGGATCGAGCGGTCCAGGACCAGGAACAAACCTGTAAACAAATGAAACGTCTGATTGGTGCTAGCGCCCTGGTGGACAGAGCCGCATTGATGGCGATGGATTTGGAGGAGTTGGAACGGGAGGTTCAAGACAAGGAACAGGCTGTACATAAACTGCAAAATTATTTGCGGGAACAGGAAGAAGAGCTGCGTATGCAACAGGAAGCAATTGAAGCAATCCGTGCCAAGATGCAGCAGGCGAATGATTACGAAAAAATTGACCTGGAAAGTGAACTGGAAAGCGAGCAGCAAAATTATCAATTTTTGGAAGCGTCTTTGCTGGGACAACGAGAGACGCTCGCGGAACGGGAAGCTATCGCCCGCGCCTACCGGCAAATTCTAGAACAACGCTTGGGTCGCGCTACTGCAGACGACAAAAGCTCGGATTTGGAACCCATCTTGCAGGCGGCGGAGCAACAATTGCAGCGCTTAATCCAGGAACGCCAGGCTTGCCAGCAGCAATTCCAGGAACGGCAGGCTCAGTTGGAACAACTACGAGACCGCCTACAACAGGAACGGGACGCCTGCGCTCAATACCGGCATGCCTTGACACAACAACAACAGGAGTGGGAGCAGACGCGCCAGCAATTGGAGCAGCTCACAGGCCGCATCAATGCCTATCAAGACTTATTACCAGCGCAACAGGACTATCTCCGCCAACTGTGGGAGTGCTATCACCAAGTGGGTCAGGGGGTTGGACAAGGGCAATCCCAGGTGGTGGATGAGTTATTAGCGCTGATGCAGCAGGTGCTCCAGAGTTAG
- the tilS gene encoding tRNA lysidine(34) synthetase TilS, which translates to MNLPRRVQAFLRQTNYLPAQARVLVAVSGGQDSLCLLDVLHQLRPRWDWVLGVAHCDHGWRPDSADNAHYIAQLAQHYGYPFHVMRAQNLPPQEAAGRQWRYQALVQIAQQHQYTIITTGHTASDRVETFLFNLWRGSGVSGLVALVAARSLTPTIRLVRPLWHITRDETATYCQQQGLCIWPDPTNQTLDYRRNRIRHELIPYLRRHFNPQIERQLLQTLDILTAEQQFWQQWVNHLWPYLYDPQQQALNRRKLARLPLAGQRHVLRTFLQKQLGRAVDFHHIEHIRRLVTAGNRSQSAPLPGGQRVVVQGDVLVMTD; encoded by the coding sequence ATGAACCTCCCACGACGGGTGCAAGCCTTTCTCCGGCAGACAAATTATCTACCGGCCCAGGCGCGGGTGTTAGTCGCCGTCTCTGGTGGTCAGGATTCCCTGTGCCTGCTGGACGTGCTGCACCAGTTGCGACCGCGGTGGGACTGGGTTTTGGGCGTGGCCCACTGCGACCATGGCTGGCGACCCGACAGCGCCGATAATGCCCACTACATCGCGCAACTTGCCCAACACTACGGGTATCCGTTTCATGTGATGCGCGCCCAGAACCTCCCACCCCAAGAAGCGGCCGGGCGGCAATGGCGTTATCAAGCGCTGGTGCAAATTGCCCAACAACACCAGTACACCATCATCACGACCGGCCACACCGCCAGCGACCGCGTGGAAACATTTTTGTTTAACCTCTGGCGCGGCAGCGGGGTGAGTGGGTTGGTGGCGTTGGTTGCGGCCCGGTCCCTGACGCCGACGATTCGTTTAGTTCGACCACTGTGGCACATCACGCGCGACGAAACCGCCACCTACTGTCAACAGCAAGGGTTGTGCATCTGGCCCGACCCGACCAATCAAACCTTGGACTACCGGCGCAATCGCATTCGTCACGAACTGATTCCCTACCTGCGCCGTCACTTCAATCCCCAGATTGAGCGGCAATTGCTCCAAACCTTAGACATCCTCACCGCTGAACAACAGTTTTGGCAACAGTGGGTGAACCATCTCTGGCCCTACTTGTACGACCCTCAGCAGCAGGCCCTCAACCGGCGTAAACTAGCCCGATTGCCCCTCGCTGGTCAACGTCACGTTCTGCGCACTTTTCTGCAAAAACAACTGGGTCGCGCTGTGGATTTTCATCACATTGAACACATCCGGCGACTCGTTACCGCTGGAAACCGCAGCCAGAGCGCTCCTTTGCCCGGTGGTCAGCGCGTCGTTGTCCAGGGAGATGTTTTGGTCATGACCGACTAA